From Quercus lobata isolate SW786 chromosome 11, ValleyOak3.0 Primary Assembly, whole genome shotgun sequence:
aaattcttatttaatCTTTTACACAACTCATATTATGTCGGAGGGAggctaaaaaaagaaattggatTTGTTTGGCAGCAATTTTTAAAAAGCATTCTAAAAATAGTCGAGGATACAAATTTGACTTAGAAAGATGcagctcctttttttttctttttttttttagaaaaatagaaagatgcaattgaaaaaaagttttttgaatatagagagagagagagagtttaccAATTTTTTAGACTAAAGTACACTCGTAGTCCTAAAAATTTgggttgttttcattttggctCTTTACACTTCAAAAGTTTTATTTGGGACCTTAATGTTTTTCCGTTTTCATATTACTCTTTACGTTTCAAACTTTTCATTTTAGCCCTTAATGTTtgattgagtttttattttgttgtttaagCTTGATTTAGAATTCTATTTGGCTCttcatgaaaatgaaaattttaaagcatAAAAAACAAGTAGAAAAATGAATCAAACATAAAGGGTCAAAttgtcaaaatgaaaattttaaaacgtaaagaaccaaaataaaaacaaatcaaaactttAAGGGTTCCTTTAGTTAGGGTGAAAAGTGGGGAATTGGAAACAAAGGAGAGAGAACAAGATTAGGTGGGAAGGGTGTTTGTTTGAAGTGATTTTGAGAGGAGAAAATGGTAGGGCTTGATTGTTTTCTCCTTGCACCCACAATTTTTTTGGCCCCTGAATTGGAGAACAAACGGGGATGAGAGATAGTTAGATGGAAATTAACCATCTACCCCTTCCCCCACCCCCTAAACTACAtgatgttattattttatttttttactcctttatttgtttaaagtttggtcgctttttattattattattatttattccaactatatcttttttttcttcctttataaaatatttataaaaaagttatgaaataaAGGTATAAGAGTAAATTTGTATATacttaattttctctctttccattTTTCTACTCCAAACTAAGcacaaatgaagaaaattaaaatttcttctatccttcaatttttccattttctatcTATCAACCAAATGgatccttaaaataaaaaaaaaaaaaaaaaggtgtaatattattattattattattttcactaTTGAGCATTGAATCTCTCTCTAAAACGACGTCGCTAGGAaacttttactttatttttttccctctaaaagTTCTAATTTTCCCTCCTCgtacaaaaaaaccaaaacctctTGGAATCCACATCAAACACCAAAACCTCTTTGTTACCCTCACTGAGATTTTAGCAcagttttagagagagagagagagagagcatcaATGTTGAACCAAGAAGACGACCTGGATCTCCTTCTCTCACTCCAAGACAGAGTTTTGGAAACCCCTCCTGGTTCTCCTTCAGCTCCCCAACCCTCTTCACCAGGCAAgtctctatttatttattttaatttttttgttgttttttagtttcagtagcaaagtttcttaattttcttattcAAATGTTAGTTTCCACTTTGCTTGACCGAAAATTCAATCTGGGTGTTCCTCAGCTTTCTCTTATATGCACTTTTCcctgttatttatttattgatttttacatTTCAGTAGCAatgtttcttaatttcttatggATTGGTTAGTTTCCCACTTCATTTGACAGAAAATCATCTGGGTGCTCCTCATTTTTCTCTAATACCCAGTTTTTCCCTATGTTgttgttcatttttattttttgtttttgttgaacaTTTCAATAGCAaagtttcttaattttcttatgGGATGTTGGTTTCTAGTTTGTTTAGTGGAAAATTTGATCTGGGCGTTCCTCGGTTTTCTCTATTATGAAGCTGTTTTGTGTGGGGGAGGGGTGGCTTGGTATGTGTTTGCTGTGTTTTCttgtaaagaaagaaaaagaaaagtgggtATATCTCAAATGGCCTTAAATTTTCAGGGTATCTTTCGGATGATGAATCGTCAAGGCGAACAGGGCCGGCAGACATGTCTGTCTTTAGAAATGCCGTGCAAGACTGCCTTGATTATGAGCCTGTGCATGTTCACAAAGCTGTGAAATTGAAGGGCTCCAAGGCCTCCAATGAAGCTGAAGTTGAGAAATTTTCGGGCTTGCGAATGAGGTCAGTGATACTCTTACTTGAAGAATTAAGGCATTCTGAATGATACTTGAtcatttgagtttttgttttaaatccCTAAAGCTTTGCTTGGCAGCtgaaagaaaaatgtaaatttttatgaAGTTTTGATCATTTCATTTGTCATGTTTGTTTAAAATGAGGTTAGAGTCTTTGAGGCATTTCATTTTAACTGTTTGGGATTGAAGAATGTAGGAGTTATTACCTAACTTAGCTTAATATGGTGAAACTTGGGTAAGGTAGTAATTTGGTTAAGCTAAGAGCAgcctttcatttttttggaatttaagaCAGCTTTGAGACATAGGGTACAAGGTTACATTTTACTTTATATTTGCAGTTTTTTGAAATCTTAAGTTTATACTATTAGTATCTTGGAGGTTTACAATCATTTTATGTttaatgtatgttttttttccttcctttagGAACCAATTGTTCAGTGCAGCAGAGCTCCGTGAGCGGTTCTCAGACATTCGTTTTGTTCGATTACCAACTATAAAGTATTAACTTGCACTTCAAATTGTATACATAGGCATACTGGTTGGGATTTTTGCTGGAATCTCTTGCTTTATAAAACAGTTTTGCTTTTATCATGAGCTTGATTTGATTTAAATTGCAATGCTGGTAGTGATTTCAGATATTGGGTATACTGTAGGAATTTATTGGTTGGGGACACTCTTTCGGGTTGTTGGGCAACTGTTGGAGTGCTGAGTGAGAAGGGGACTCCAAAGACCAATTCTACAGGGAAGACCTATAGTATATGGAAGGTTGGGAGTCTGGATGAAAATACtgtttctcttttcttgtttGGTGATGCTTATCAGAGGAACTGCAAAGAGCAGGCTGGAACGGTCTTTGCACTCTTCAATTGTGCTGTACGCAAGGATGCGATGGTATTAACTTGTCATGTTTCAAGGGAGTTGTGTTCGCCAAGGTTAACCATTATATCACAATTGTCCTTTTGTTGGTGCAGGGTAAAGGTTTTTCTTTGAGTGTGTACTCTCCTAGTCAAATATTGAAGATTGGTACTTCAGTTGATTGTGGAGTTtgcaaaggaaaaaggaaggaTGGGATGCCTTGTACACTAGTCATTAATAAGTATGTTACAGGAACTCCTTACATAATGGACTGATGTGGTCTTACCTTTGAATTTTGGCTGTTGTGTTCATAAGAGACTGACTTTTGTGAAATCATCTGCAGTTTTTGGTGGGGCCGCCTTATACTCTGCTAAAACTTATTCTTAACACAGGAGTTTggatcatttcaaaaaaaaaaaaaaaaaaatttgtggggggggggggggggggtgtattGGAAGGGATTTCCCTCTGCCAATTAATAATGTTGTACAATTGCTTCATGAATTATGCATACTGATTGCCCTCTCTTGCCGATTGACGTCTTGATTATTTTTGTGGAATAAGAAAATGGTTTTACCTTGTTGTTCTCATTCAATAGTTTTACTTATGCTTTCTGTTCTTATCCTGAATTAGTTTCCATAGAGCAAACCAAAACAGATACTTGCAATTGAAGGGGCATAAGataaatcccaaaaaaaaaaccttaatcaTGTGAAGAGCATTCAGTTATCTTGGTTTATAAATTGTGTTAGCCAAGACAATAGACTGGTTCTTCAGAATAGCAATAAGATGGATAGGTATGCAGTCTAGGGACTAAATTGGCCCTATGTtcttattttctattaaattttGTGTGCTTTCCTCCAATTAATGATTGTGATGGAATTGGTTTCTTAAATCAGTTCCTTGAACATGGTGCCTTAGCAAGTTGGCGATTGTTAAAATTCCAGACTAAACATCACACTAAATTTTACTTTGCATGAAATTAAACTTagcaaaacaatatatattcaATCTGAAGTGTGTCATCTGCCATGATGAGCTGGTTCCGGAATAGCTTCTCTTAAGCACTTGTCACCAATAAAACATAAAGAGAATGTTAGATGAGTTGAGTGACCTTTCCATCAAAAACAGTGTCGATGTGTTATCCCTACAAGAATAGATGTTTGCTATAAATGGCATCTCATATCTCAGGAGAGGAGAGTTTCTCATAGCCTGTTTGGATAATTATGTATGCTCTCTCTAGTTTCTCAGAATTATAAGTGGCATTATCTCATATCTCAGGAGAGGAGAGTTTCTCATAGCCTGTTTGGATAATTATGTATGCTCTCTCTAGTTTCTCAGAATTATAAGTGGCATTAGTTTCTCCCTGAATGATAAAGTTTTttggttttcagttttctttgAATAGATTGGATGaaatgcaaaataataaaatcagaTATATGGATGAGAATCATCTTGTGATGTGCATTAAAGAATCATGTGGTGGCTAGGTTGATaaatgaacaaaagaaagataaagtaCTGTAACTTTTAGTGTGAAACAGTGTCAGAGCTTGTTGCTTAAAATGTCATAAAAGGCATTTCATAGCATTTTTATAGTATGCATTTTATCTGTCAAATGCACTGTCTTAGTTGCAACTTGGCTATTTATCTTCCCATTAGCAGCTCTGATTGCATTcttttatgaaatatatatatatatatatatatttatgttgtaTTTTCTACCAAGAATTTCTTTATATCCCCTTATCCACAGAATTTTCTGATATCTTGGGTCTTTGTGTTGTTTCAGACGCAAAGGGGTTTATTGTAAATTTCATAAATCGGTAAGCATATCTGTGAATGCTTCAATCTGTTTAAccaatttttgtttaaagctGACCATCTTGATTCCCATAAATACTTGCCATCGGTTTTATTTCTACAGAAAGCATCAGAGAAATATTCCACAACGCGAACGGAGCTCAAGGGAGGGTAGGTTAATGTTTAACATCATTCAACTCGCTAGGGTATACTAGTTgcatattttttggaaaatacttgcttcatttttatttagtttcttTGTATTGGTGCCTTCAacttatttgtttctttaacAGGAACCTTAGAACTGCATTTAGGGAACCACTCAAGCCAGAAGGGATTTACATGGTTGACCCTCTAGCTGACAGAACGAACTTCAAAAAGTCCATGAAACCAGTTAAATTGATGTCTGTGGAAGGACTCAAAAAGGCACTAAGGTTTGTCATAGATAGCATGGATTGTTTCAAATGTGAAAACATTTGCATATTTTTTCACTTGACATAAATGGGTTTGTTTATCATACTTGTATGAACAGTAATGCGGGTAAAGTGACCACAAATACACACTCACAAGGGATAAGGTTTCTTACTGAAGTTACAGGTTTAAGATCTCAAGACTTCTTCCTTAAGCTCATTGTGATTCCATGAGATTTCTTTTATGAGATAGTGTTACCTTTTAATTGCAGGGAAAATGAGTTCAAAAGATACAAATAGAGAATCAAAAATGCCAAAACCTCTCAATGTCTCAGAGAAAAGGTAAAATATGCATTACATATTCTATTGGCATTGTAATATACAAGCCATTGGTGCTCGGTATCCATGTTATTGAAGGTTTGACTGTCATCATTCAGGAAATCATCTACCATGAAAGCAGAATCATCTGCAATGAGAAATCAACAACTGgatccaaaaagaaagaaaactgaGCATGGGCAAGGTGTGTTTGACAAAACCAATCAGAGTACAGGAAAGTTGATTGAATTGGATTATGTTAGTTCAGATGAAGAATTGTGAGTGTCCTATGTTAAGCCTAACTTCTTGGATGTTGAAGTTCCAATTTGGGGAGGTGGCATTGGACAatagcttttgttttttatggttgTCACACAGCTCCTAAAAGGTGCAATCTGGTGAAACTATAGAGCAGTGAGTTGCTGCCTTTGGTCATCGTCCTGACATTCAATCAGAAAGatcctttatttttcttctagGACTGCAGTTTGATTGTGATACTGATACCTTCCTACAATGAAGTGCATAACAGTCAGGGATTGAGAAATTTGGAGTCTAGCTAACAAAATCCTATCAGATTTTTATTGTCAAATTCTATCTTGTGAGGAATTCACTTTGATGTTGAACCTATTTAATGTTTCAAAGTGAActaaatgttcaaaatatgttgtaacATTAAAGACTTCACAAGTTTGTTACATACGTTCTTCTGAGAAAAAAAGATTACACTGCTTGCTCCACAAGTTGTAGTAAagacttcttttttgttttttgtttattttgttttgttttttgtggcAGTAGACGACTTGTAAACCTTTTCTTATAAAACTACTTGTAGCAGGTAAGATTAGCTACACCTACACATCCTTTTCTTAAGTTGAAGCTCTCTCAAATCAAACAAGTGGTACATTACCCGAACTTTggtaaagaaaatatgaattatAGCAATTCATACCTTGACTAGAAGTGAGGCAATAACATGTGTGTTGAGTTGAAAATGATAAACTGGTGACAATATCTAATGCAGAGTGAGGGGGAccttttatcattttaattcaGGAGTAGGAAAACAAATTGAtctgaaattaagaaaaaacgcaaaacaaaacaaaacgatATGAAGTTATTTAAACAAGACCTAGTTCATGTGACAAAATGGTAGAATGTAACCGGGTTAGGTCATAATTGGGGGTTCAACTTAAATTTATTGGTTTGTTAGgctttttaaggaaaaatgaattgcagttataaaaaaaatgagattttaaaaaactgtatataaattaacttaaaaaataaataagatcataaacttaaataaatgcaTGTTCGGTCTAATATCTAAGGAATCGAACGATCAAGACAGAGTAGATATTGGTTATTCTAGAGTTGTTAGCAAGAAGGGTAGTGCAGTTTGTCCAAGAGATTGGCTTCCATGAGTCCACCCTTGAAGGTGATTCCGAAAATTGTAATAAACTCTTTGCGACACGGCAATATATTAGCTCTTTTTAGagccttttttttcctctcatacTTATAGTAAGACAATGTTATAGCACATACTCTAACTCGGAGAGCAAGGtcctctttttctattattaatttGGATGAAGTTTATTCCTCTAGAAATAAGCTTGCTATTCAATAAAACTCCTGATGAtctatttctatatatatatatatatatatatatatataaaggagtagatattgtttataatttattttgatccGGTACCATTTTATGCAGAAATTGGTCTTGGATGGGCTACTATTTTGCATGCCTTCATCAagtgggttttatttatttaaaagaaagaaatataatatatataattaaaaaaaaaaaaaaaccttccttTTCACCCCAATTGTATTATGATTTATGGATCCCCTTTTCTATTTCAATAAGTTTAAGATGTCCATGAGACCAtgacacacaaaaacacacacacacacacacatatatatatatatatatacatatacattcAAAGCAATTGATTATGCACTATTGTCACTTTAATATCTAAACAGACTCAATTGTCTCAGGTAGTTGAAATTTATTATATGAGATGGGTCTACATATGATAGGGGGGAATGACTTCCCATGCCATAAACGGTGTCCCATGTTTCTAAAGATTGGGAGTTCTTGTTGCAAGAAGTATTTGGACTTTAGAACAGGCCTGTGTGATGGCTTGCCTTTAATATTTGTCAGAAAATTAAATCGAACAATCAAATCCATTAGGTCCAATGTGGTAGGCCATCATCAatgttatgaattatgataaCATGCTGGtaccaaaatccaaaatccaaaatcccaTTCCACCAAAGTATTATGACTTATTATGAGCATTATGCGGTTAACTATGAGTCTATAACACATACAAATTCGGACAACTGAACCAATTTATCTAAtacattataaaatttatgtagtTGGTCAATAAGTAACAATCTAGGCCTTGTGAGTATTGttccattgaaaaaaaagaaagttataaTAATGAgaatttattaagtttttagATAAATAGATACAATAGATTTGAAACCCATTACCAACCAACAaggtttttctgtttttgtaaGCATAGGAAAAACAAGATTTATATTCAAGTCATTTAATCTAGAAACAAGAGACTTTATCAAGCAAGCTATAGGAACTCacttctaataattttttgggATAGAGCTGGAGTGAATAAAAATTCTTTGTCCTAATGCGTGCACTCTAtgtcacacattttttttttctctcttctaagttaaacattttttaaaaagaaaaaatcagaCATATGACATACTGTAATTGGTGATATGTAAAGTGAAacatttttagtgaaaaaaaaaaaaaaaggaatttcttTGACATGAAACTTAATTTTGATGgatttatctctctctcatatttaattaatttagcaaaagataagaagaaaaaagaaaagaaaaattaggaaCCTATATACGTATCTAATCTAAAGTGGCAGAAACAAAGAAGTGGAATCCAGAGGTAGTAGGAGGGAGGGTTGGTCATCCATGCACATGGAGTTGGTATTGACCTCTAGATGTGCTCCTaaaactttttctatttcttaattaatattATAGTTGGCACTTGGCATTATTAGAAGAGTTACAAAAATTTAGAACTCTTTTTTCCACACAAAAGTATCAAAAGTACAACATGTTTCTTAGTAAAATCATAGGGACGAGGGACCTAGAGGTTTGAGCTTCAAAAACCAAAGCAAATTTTAACTGGATTGATGTCTTTATTCGATGGATAATTATACAATATTTAGAACTGGACAAAGTTGTTTGGTCATGGTTGTTAGTCATGACAGCAACTTTATAATTATATAGATAACTAATTTTTGATTAAGCCATGA
This genomic window contains:
- the LOC115969143 gene encoding protein MCM10 homolog is translated as MLNQEDDLDLLLSLQDRVLETPPGSPSAPQPSSPGYLSDDESSRRTGPADMSVFRNAVQDCLDYEPVHVHKAVKLKGSKASNEAEVEKFSGLRMRNQLFSAAELRERFSDIRFVRLPTIKNLLVGDTLSGCWATVGVLSEKGTPKTNSTGKTYSIWKVGSLDENTVSLFLFGDAYQRNCKEQAGTVFALFNCAVRKDAMGKGFSLSVYSPSQILKIGTSVDCGVCKGKRKDGMPCTLVINKRKGVYCKFHKSKASEKYSTTRTELKGGNLRTAFREPLKPEGIYMVDPLADRTNFKKSMKPVKLMSVEGLKKALSNAGKVTTNTHSQGIRFLTEVTGKMSSKDTNRESKMPKPLNVSEKRKSSTMKAESSAMRNQQLDPKRKKTEHGQGVFDKTNQSTGKLIELDYVSSDEEL